A window of the Chaetodon trifascialis isolate fChaTrf1 chromosome 9, fChaTrf1.hap1, whole genome shotgun sequence genome harbors these coding sequences:
- the trpc4b gene encoding short transient receptor potential channel 4b, whose translation MSQLYYRKTDNSSYRDRIPLRIVRAESELSPMERAYLGAVEKGDYASVKQALEEAEIYFRININCIDPLGRTALLIAIENENLEIIELLLSYNVYVGDALLHAIRKEVVGAVELLLNHKKPRGEKQVPPILLDKQFSDFTPDITPIILAAHTNNYEIIKLLVQRGVSIPQPHAVRCNCVECVSSLDVDGLRHSRSRLNLYKALASPSLIALSSEDPFLTAFQLSWELKELSTVENEFKSEYEELSHMCKQFAKDLLDQTRSSKELEIILNYRDDINPLLDENANDLARLKLAIKYCQKEFVAQPNCQQLLASRWYDEFPGWRRRHWAGKLITCIFIALLFPLLSIFYLISPKSRYGLFIRKPFIKFICHTASYLTFLFLLFLASQHIASAEPNFQGPPPTTVEWIILPWVLGFIWTEIKQMWDSGFEDYIDDWWNLMDFIMNSLYLATVSLKIVAYAKYSGQKPRSCWEMWHPTLVAEALFAIANIFSSLRLICLFTANSHLGPLQISLGRMLLDILKFLFIYCLVLLAFANGLNQLYFYYETEGSNNCTGIRCNQQNNAFSTLFETLQSLFWSVFGLISLYVTNVEPEHEFTEFVGSTMFGTYNVISLVVLLNMLIAMMNNSYQHIADHADIEWKFARTKLWMSYFEEGGTLPSPFNIIPSPKSVYYLFGWIKTHLFKRPNIKRLETFETLGRRAAENVRLNHEYQAVLRNLVKRYVAAMIRDAKTEEGLTEENFKELKQDISSFRYEVLGMMKGKPQGRVADSVGSSTLAYPGNSFRYSPKCATDEPQQKLNVFDGTTTTLQSGAANRTSSVGSNGQDTGSVVPFNTGQPHIEISKDVSEARPLRHSRLPSQKCDEIKSLSEEDALGCGGQNQEQLLTEKVIVEVLQKVEKDIQEIEHSCKEHAKEVKNGPKKYKN comes from the exons ATGTCACAGCTGTATTACAGGAAAACTGACAACTCCTCATACAGGGACCGCATCCCTCTGCGGATCGTGCGGGCCGAATCCGAGCTCTCTCCCATGGAGAGGGCCTACCTGGGGGCTGTTGAGAAGGGGGACTATGCCAGTGTGAAACAAGCcctggaggaggctgagatcTACTTCAGGATCAACATCAACTGCATCGACCCCCTGGGGCGCACAGCCCTGCTCATTGCCATCGAAAATGAGAACCTGGAGATCattgagctgctgctcagctatAATGTATATGTGGGTGATGCCCTGCTGCATGCCATCCGTAAAGAAGTGGTGGgggctgtggagctgctgctcaacCACAAGAAGCCACGTGGGGAAAAACAG GTCCCTCCAATTCTGCTGGACAAACAGTTTTCAGACTTCACCCCAGACATCACTCCAATCATCCTTGCAGCCCACACCAATAACTATGAGATCATCAAACTGCTTGTACAGCGAGGTGTCTCCATACCTCAGCCACATGCTGTACGCTGCAactgtgtggagtgtgtgtccAGTTTAGACGTGGACGGCCTTCGTCACTCACGCTCTCGTCTTAACCTCTACAAAGCCCTTGCTAGCCCGTCACTCATCGCCCTGTCCAGTGAGGATCCTTTCCTCACGGCTTTTCAACTCAGCTGGGAGCTGAAGGAGCTCAGCACAGTGGAGAACGAGTTCAAGTCAGAGTATGAGGAGCTGTCCCATATGTGTAAGCAATTTGCAAAGGACCTCTTGGACCAGACCAGAAGCTCTAAAGAGTTGGAAATAATCCTCAACTACCGAGATGACATCAACCCTCTGCTGGATGAGAATGCTAATGATCTGGCCCGACTGAAGCTGGCTATCAAATACTGCCAGAAAGAG tttgTTGCCCAGCCCaactgtcagcagctgctggccTCTCGGTGGTATGATGAGTTCCCAGGCTGGAGGAGGCGTCACTGGGCAGGAAAGCTCATCACGTGTATCTTCattgccctcctcttccctctgttGTCCATCTTCTACTTGATCTCTCCAAAGAGTCGCTATGGCTTATTTATCCGTAAGCCCTTCATCAAGTTCATCTGTCATACTGCTTCCTACCTGACCTTCCTCTTCCTACTCTTCCTGGCCTCGCAGCATATAGCCTCTGCAGAACCGAACTTTCAGGGCCCACCACCCACCACTGTGGAATGGATAATCCTGCCCTGGGTGCTTG GCTTTATATGGACTGAAATCAAACAGATGTGGGATAGTGGTTTTGAAGACTACATAGATGACTGGTGGAACTTAATGGACTTCATAATGAACTCACTGTATCTTGCAACAGTTTCTCTGAAGATTGTCGCCTATGCAAAG taCAGTGGGCAAAAACCCAGAAGCTGCTGGGAAATGTGGCACCCGACTTTGGTTGCAGAGGCATTGTTTGCCATTGCCAACATCTTCAGCTCCTTGCGCCTGATCTGCCTTTTCACTGCCAACTCTCATCTGGGACCCTTACAGATCTCACTGGGCCGCATGCTCCTGGACATCCTCAAGTTCCTCTTCATCTACTGTCTAGTGTTGTTAGCGTTTGCCAATGGCCTCAACCAGCTCTACTTCTATTATGAAACAGAAGGGAGCAATAATTGCACGGGTATTCGCTGCAATCAGCAAAACAACGCTTTCTCAAC GCTGTTCGAGACGCTGCAGTCATTATTTTGGTCTGTATTTGGCCTGATTTCCCTCTATGTGACCAATGTGGAACCAGAACATGAGTTCACTGAGTTTGTGGGCAGTACCATGTTTGGCACGTACAATGTCATCTCCCTGGTTGTGCTTCTGAACATGCTAATTGCAATGATGAACAACTCCTACCAGCACATTGCT GATCATGCAGATATAGAGTGGAAATTTGCAAGAACAAAATTATGGATGAGCTATTTTGAAGAAGGGGGAACTTTGCCGTCTCCATTCAATATAATACCCAGTCCAAAGTCTGTTTACTATCTCTTTGGGTGGATAAAGACGCATTTGTTTAAGAGACCAAATATAAAAAGGCTTGAGACCTTCGAAACTTTGGGG AGACgtgcagctgaaaatgtaaGACTAAACCATGAGTATCAG GCGGTTTTGAGGAACCTTGTGAAGCGGTATGTGGCCGCAATGATCAGGGATGCCAAGACAGAGGAAGGGTTGACAGAAGAGAATTTCAAG GAGCTCAAACAGGATATCTCCAGCTTCCGCTATGAAGTCCTGGGAATGATGAAGGGTAAACCTCAAGGTAGGGTCGCAGATAGTGTTGGAAGCTCTACCTTGGCTTACCCTGGAAACTCATTCAGATACTCTCCCAAATGCGCGACTGATGAGCCTCAACAGAAGCTGAATGTGTTTGATGGGACCACCACCACCTTGCAGAGTGGAGCTGCCAACAGAACCAGCTCTGTGGGCTCTAACGGGCAAGACACTGGTTCAGTTGTTCCGTTCAATACAGGACAGCCTCACATTGAGATATCCAAGGATGTCTCAGAGGCCAGGCCCCTCAGACATAGCAGACTCCCCTCTcagaaatgtgatgaaataaagTCATTATCAGAGGAAGATGCATTGGGATGTGGTGGGCAAAACCAAGAACAACTTCTAACTGAGAAAGTGATTGTGGAAGTCTTACAGAAAGTAGAGAAGGACATTCAGGAGATTGAACATTCTTGCAAAGAGCATGCCAAGGAAGTGAAAAATGGgccaaaaaaatataaaaattaa